The candidate division WOR-3 bacterium genome includes the window GTCCTACACGGAGATAAACTCAGAAAAAGGGATAAGATACATGGGAGCGATGAAGGCGGCGGGTAATTTCGCTTTCGCTAACAGGCAGTTGATGACCCACAGAATAAGGGGGATAATAAAAAAAATCTTTTCACCTTCCTGTGAAGTTGAACTTGTATACGACTGCAGCCACAACATAGCCATGGAGGAAGTATGGCGCGGCAGAAATGTTTTGGTGCACAGAAAAGGCGCCACAAGAGCCAACCCTATGCACAAAATAAAATATGGAGAAAAATATTTTCCTGCGCCTGTAATAGTGCCAGGGTCAATGGGAACTGGTTTCACCCTTTTTTCGCCGAAAGATAAATGCGAAGAAACTTTTTTTTCTCTTCCTCACGGGTCGGGAAGGCTGATGAGCCGAAAACAAGCTTGCAAAAAATTCAGGGAAAAAGAAGTCAAAAAAGAGTTGATGAAAAAGGGAATTTATGTTAAAAATAACACTTATGAAGGCGTTTCTGAAGAAGCGCCCGATGTGTATAAAGGACTTGAAGACATCGAGGAAACAGTGACAAAAGCTGGGCTAGCATCAAAAATGTTAAATGCGAACCCAATGGGAAACATCAAAGGATAAAATGGGAGGTAACAAATGAAAGAACGTAATCCAATTATGGTTCTGATTCTCGGATGCGTGACTCTCGGAATATATAACCTGATATGGTTCTGGCAGACCACTTCAGAATTAAACAGCAAAGGTGCAACAGTTCCTAATCCGATACTCATGATAATACCCATCGTCGGAATATTCTATCTTTGGAAATACTCTGAAGGTGTCGAGAAGGTGACATCGGGTGGAATGACCGGCATTGTGTCTTTTCTTCTTTTCTGGTTCGTCAACCCTGTAGGCATGTTCCTCGCCCAGCAGAAATTCAATGAGATAAAGTAAACTGGAAACAAAAATGTTTCAATATCTTTACATACTGGCCCAATCTTCAAGAAGCGATGCTCCTGAAGCGGCTGGAGCTTTTGGCGCTATGGGCATGGTATGCTGCTTTTGGATTTTCTACTTTCTGCTGATAGTCGGCTCTTACGTCTACATGTCTATGGCTCTTATGACAATAGCCAAAAAATTAGGATACACAGACAAAGCCTGGTGGGCTTGGGTCCCGATTTTGAACGTCCTTCTAATGCTCGAAATGGCTCAACAGCCGACATGGTGGATAGTCCTCATGTTTATACCATTTGTCAATATTGTGATATCGATAATGGTGTGGATGGCTATCGCTGAAGCCCGCGGAAAGCCCAGTTGGTGGGGTATTATGCTAATAGTCCCGGTCATGAATATCATTGCTCCGGGTTACATTGCTTGGTCTGAATAAAAAATCTGGAAGAGGGCGTTCTCCGCCCTCTTCTTTTTCTCAAATACAAGGAATTAAAAAGGTTTGAATGAGTTTTCGATAACAGAGAAAATTGAAAATCTTAAAAAAGAAAAGAATTTCCTCGTTCTCGCCCACAACTACCAGACCTTGGAAGTTCAAAAAGCCGCCGACTTCGTCGGAGACTCTTTTGAGCTGTGCAAAAAAGCCCAATCATCAAAAAAAGAAAATATCGCATTCTGCGGAGTCAACTTCATGGCTGAAACCGCCTCCCTGCTCAACCCCGACAAAAATGTTTTTATAAGCGAGAAGAACGCCTACTGCACAATGGCACAAATGCTAAGTGAAGAAGAACTGGTATCTATAAAAGAAAAACACCCCCGAGTTCCTGTAGTCTGCTACATAAACTCAACAGTCGGTGTAAAAGCATTAAGTGATGTGGTCTGCACAAGTTCAAACGCGGTAAAAATAGTCAGAAAATTAGGGGCAAAACAGATAATATTTGTTCCGGATAAGAATCTTGGCAGCTATGTCGCGGGCATTTTAAAAGATATCCATGTTTTTACCCTCAACGCTTTCTGTTATGTCCATCATGAAATCTATCCAGAAGACATACAAAAAGAAAAAAAACGGCACCCCGCAGCCCTATCCCTTTGTCATCCGGAATGCCAGAAAGAATTGCTCTCAAACTGCGATTTTGTGGGATCAACCTCTCAAATAATCGATTATGTATCCAAAAGCGAAAAAAAAGAATTTATTGTTTCTACAGAAGAAGGCCTTTTGGACAGGCTGAGAAATGATTATCCGGAAAAGCTGATTTTCTCAGCTTCATTGCCCAGGGTTTGCTACGGAATGAAAAAAACAGATCTACAATCGCTTTTAGCCCTGCTTGAAAATCCTGCCGAACCTCTGAAAATTCCTCTGCAAATCGCGGAGAAAGCAAGAAAATCTGTTCAGAGAATGATGGAATTGTCTCAATAAATGGAAGAAAAAGGAGTTATAAGACAGGTGCTCGGAGACAGGTTGTATTATGTCACCCTTTACATAAACCCTGAAAATTGCAGGCACTGTTCAGCTCATTCATCTTGCATGATAAGCAAAACTCAGGATTTAAAGCTCCCGGGACCTCCCGGCCTTAAAGAAGGGCAGCAAGTGACGGTTTATTTTCCTTCTCTGTCCAAAGCCCTAAAATATTTCATACTGTTCGGTTCTCCACTCACGATTTTCTTTATCGCTTTTTTCTTTTTAAGCAATTTTCATTTCACCGAATTAACGGCTTTAGCATTTTCATCTTCTTTCGCGGCGGTTGATTTCATCTCAATGCTTTTCCTGTTAAAGAAAATTGAAAAAAACTATACTGATAGAATTGAAATTAAACCCGAGAAATGAAAGGACAACGCTGGAATGTCGATGACAATAGAGGTTCCTTCAGCCGGTGAATTGACCCTGCTTGAAAACCCTGTCCGGAAAAGAGATTATCTCGTAGAAATTGAAGCTTTAGAATTTACGTCTCTTTGCCCGATGACAGGTCAACCAGATTACGCAGCTATCATCATATCCTATATACCCGATAAGCTGATTTTTGAACTAAAATCCCTAAAACTCTATCTTCAAACTTTTCGAAACAAACTTTTAACCCACGAAGAAGCCATCAACGAAATTTTCGATAAAATCGAAGAATCCGTTAAACCTAAAAAGATTTCTGTCAAAGGACAATTTTCTGTCAGAGGCGGAATCAAAACAACAGTGATTGCTGAATCTCCAGATTCAAGGAGGAACTTGTGACAGAGCGAATATATCCTAAACATAGAATGTTCAAAACCACGCCATGGCAGATATGGGCTTTGGGATGGCGTTTTGTGTTTTTTTGTTATTTTTTCGCCACTGCATCTTTGTTTCTGGGGTTAGGGGTTTCTTCGATATGGCTTGCCATACTTTTGCCGGCTGCTGCCTTTTACCACGTCCTGGGTTCAAGCCTTTGGAATGGAAAAAAATGGACGAGGAAAACAGCCTTAGCCGAACATGTAATTGTCGGATCATCGGAAATTGCCCTGGTGGTAATTCTCTTCCTAAAAACACCCCACACACCTGGTTGGAAAAATTTTTCATTTCTTGCGTTGAAAATAGCCGCTGTAGATATTTTGATTAGAGTCGTTTCTTTCAGCTATCTAATCAAAAACAAAAATTTTCCGAATTTAAAAACTACCTGATCCTCAGACATGTATGAAGGATATCCGCCTCATCCTTAAAAGTCAGAGTGTCTGAGAATATTCTGATATCGTGTATCCTGATAATTTCATCGTCTGTCTTAATCGTCATCGTATTGCCATAATTTAGCGTGAATACCCCCTGTATTGTGTCATGCTCGTTTCGTGATATAAGCTTAACCGAATCGTCATCTGAAAACTGGAGGTATATCTGATCCTCCGCCCAAAGACCGTACAATGCGTCGTTGGAAAGCGTGCTGTCAGGTTCAATTTTTTCCGTGCCCACTACAACCAGAGTTCTCAGATTGCTGTCGCAGAGATGAACTTCAACCGGACTGCCGAAAAATACGTAGGATGATATTTCTTCAGCCATAAGCCTGCATGTTTCAATGTATTCTGAGTCTTCGTCGTATCCTTGCTTGACTGGAAACCTGACCTGGTATATTCCCGCTATTTTCAATACCTGAACTGTTTTTTCGTTTGTATTCTTGTCGAACCAACCCGCTTCTTGAAAATACTTGCCTATGGAGTGCGCTTCCTCTTCAGTTACAGGAGATTTGTAGTATAGCGCACTGCCGTTTTCATATGTGATTTTTGTGCCCCATGAGTTTTCAAAACTGCCGAGAGCCAGTAGAAAGAAAACAACAATTCCTACAACAGAAAATATTATTTTACGGAAATTTCTTTTCATTGTCGTTTTTCCTTTCTGAAAGGGTAAATTGTTATAAGAGGAAAGGCGGAAAAGACCGCTGTGAAAGCGAGATCAGCACCGTCGAATGTCCCGGGAAAAGCTCCGGTCAACTGAAGCAGTTCTGAAGATAAACCTATGGCAGGTCCTAAAAGAAACCAGAAAATCGCTCCTCTTGAATTCTTCCATACGAGCAAGAGATAAGCTGTAAGAGAATAAATCCAAAGTGCGTTAGGAAGGCAAAACACGACCCAGTAAGGGCATTCATAACTTTGTAAAGGAGAAAACGTTCTCATGTTTTTGACGAATAATCCCAGATTCATGCTCTCAAACCATTGAAACATCTTCAAATTCTCAGTTCTGAATAAGATGTATATTGCGCCGCCTATAAACAGGGGGATAATGATATGCCCGGAGAATAGAATCAATTTATGTAGTGTATTTTTCATAGCGCACCTTTCAAACAATATAATTCTAAACATTTCCAGTCAATCAAATCAAACAAAACTTAAAAAATATTTTACGGCGTCCCTCACTCCTTCGCTGGAAGAATTTTCGTATTTTTTTGCCAGAGGAACGCCTCTTTTTTCCTTCTGATAGGCCAGGACCAAAAATGCGTTTCTGACAAGAGCGTTTTCTCTCAACCAACGAGCGTTTAGCTGGGAACCAGAGAAGCAAAGCTTTCTATATTCAACTGGATTTTCAAGAAAATCGAGTACTTTTACCTTTCCACCAATCCAGCCCTTTGAAGGTCTGTGGATGGAAGGCGGAGCTTTAATGTTTAAAACACAACTATCCTGACAGTCATCGCATCCGTAAAACCTGTCCTTCCACACTTTCTTTATATTTTCCGGAATTACCGTGTCTCTCTGTGAAAGTTCTTGAATGCATTTTGTTCTGTCCAGGTTCACAGCGCCCTCCGTTCCTTGGCTTTTAATACATTTTGTGGGGCATTTTTGCAGGCAATTATCGCAGTCCAGGCAGAGGTTTTCGGGTATTACCGATAGCGGCAGTTCGGATTCAGTTAAAAACAATCCGATTACGACTCGCGTTCCATAAACCCCGTTGACCAGAAGGCCATTTTTCCCCTTAAATCCGAGTCCCGCTCTGTAGGCGTAAAGCTTTTCATCGAGAGGTCCGTTGCTGAAAGATTTTGAAACTCTATCTCCTGTCACTCGCGAATAAATCTCCGATATCATCCTCAATTTTTGTTTTAAAAGGTCGTAATAATTTCCCCAGGCGTATTTGGCGATTCTGCCTTCTCCGCCTATTAATTCAATTTTCTCTTTTGTGTCGTAGGACAGGATTCCCACCACCAAGCTTTTTGCCCATTCCTTGACTAGAAGAGGATTGTGAAACTTATCACTTGGCAGATATTGGCCGTCGTACAAAATTTTTGCACAGAAACCCTCCTCTACAGGGTCAGCGCCGGTAAAACCAATCCCGTCGAGATTTACGTCTTGGGCGAGTTTTTTTAGAAAATCGGCTTTGCTGTCTTTTGTTAGACATTTATTTTGGGTCATAGGCTTGTCTTTACCGATACCGTCTTTATTCCCTTTATCGAGCTCTCTTCGACCGTCATGGTCAAATCACCTAACTTGAAGACTTCTCCGGGGGAAGGGATATTCCTGTTGACATCGAGAATAAAACTCGCGATCGTATAATCACCAATGTAGTAATTTGACGGTATTTCCACACCGTACAGGTCCGAAATAAGCCTAAGCCTTGTATCCGCTTTGAATATGAAGTTGCCCCATTCGTCTCGGTCCGTCACGAAAGGATTTTTTTCGTTGAGGTAAAAAATATTCGCAAACCTGACTATTATGTCAATTCTTGTCAGTATTCCAGTAACCTGTCCGTACTCGTCAACACAAACAGTTAAATCATCCGCCATTTCTGAGAAAATCTCCAGGGCTTTGATAAAAGAAGCTCTGTCGTAAATGAAAACAGGTTCTCTCGGTTTTCGGGACTTCTTTTTTATCGTATCTCTTATGTAATAAACTCCTTTGACATCGTCGACACTCTCGCCAATGGCAACTATTTTTGAATGTCCCGTTTTCCTGAAAGCCTCAAGAGCTCCTTCAAAGCCGTTTTCCACTTTGCAGAAAACTGTTTCTTTTCTCGGCCGCATCACCGAAAAGACTTTCAGTCTTTCCAAAGACCCGACTCCCTCTTCGAGAATTCTCGCATGGGGCGTAAGCATGCCTCCTTTTGAAAAATCTTTCAGGGCGTCGTCCAAATCCGAAATCCTGGTGTCTTGAGCTTCCTTTATTCCGATGGTGTTTAAAATCGCTGAAGAGACTCTCTGAAAAGACATCGACAACGGTTTAAATAAAAAAGACGATAATCCTATGAAGGGAGACAAAAACAAAAATGAGGAATTCGCGTTCAATTTACTTATTGCTTTGGGGATTATCTCGCCAATGAGCAAAATCAAGACAAAATCTGTTATCACTGAATAAAAAGCGTTGTGATTTTCAAAAAACGAGTCGAATAGATTTTCAGTCAAAGTGCTCATCGCAACAACGCAGATGTTTGTTCCGACCAAAATTACGGAGAGATTTTCTTCTATTCTCGACATCAGTTTCATGGCAATTTTTTTGTTTCTTGATTTGCATCCCGCTATTTTCTCCGGTCTCGCTCCAACAAGCGCCAGCTCTGAGGAGGTGTAAGACGCCAAGAGAAGCAGAAAAAACGAAATGATAAGGATATACACGGCAAACATTATTATTTGTCCTTGAAAACCGAAACTTTTAATACTTTGTTTTTTTTCACCTCTTCAACCCTGATAATCCAATCTCCTAGCCTGACCCTATCTTTTTTGCTTGGCATTGTCTTTATGTTCTCGAGGATGTATTTTCCAACAGTCATATCGGAAATTTCCGGGTCCAGGTAAAAACCAAGAGACTCCGACAGTTCTCTCAGAGTGCATTCTGCGTCGATTCCAGATCCTCTTTGGTGAGGTTTACTATTTTTCCTCTTGTGGCTCTTATCACCCAAAAGGTATCCGAGTATGTCATCTTCTGTCACTATGCCCGCAGTCTGTCCGTATTCATCTTTGACAACCAAAAAAACATCGCCAACATTTTTCAAATCGTCAATTATCTTGGTAAGTTTTGCGGATTTCGGCACGAAAACAACTGAATCGAGATATTTATCCATTCGATCAGAGTCTTTCAACCCTTGAGCTATGCATTTGGACAAACTGAGGGTTCCGGCAATATCGTCGAAATTTTTATCGAATACCAGAGCTGTTTTCACTGTCGTTTCTTCAAAAAGCGCTTTCGCTTCCTTCCAGGTTGAAAATTTCTCGAGAAAAGGGATCTGATGCCTGGTCCGCATTATGTCTTTTGCTTCTGTCTGACCGAGAGCTATCAGCGAATAAGTCAGTTTCCATTTAACCGAATTCCTTTCAGAATTCCTTACTTTATGGAGTAAATACATTACTTCTGACGGCGCGAGAATTTCATTTTGCCGGTTTTTCAAAACCATCAACAGGAAAAGTTCCAGGGGCTTGATGAAAGGATAAAGAGTGAAGCTGAGAAAATATATGTAAGGACTAATGGCTAGTGCAATGGGCAGTGTCCTTCTGATGGCTAAAAGCTTAGGCCCAAATTCACCGAAAATCAGAAGAAGGGAGGTCACCACGGTAATGTTTATCAGCACCGCGATAGCGTCTCCAGCAGTTTTACCCATAAGAGAGAGAAGTATTTTAAAAGCCAGTACTGATAAAATTACATTGACGACAGTGTTGCTGAAAAGCAGGAGCGGGAGCGTGAAGTTGGGTTTGTTGTAGAGCTTTTGGAGAGCTTTTCCTCTGAAACCCGAATTCCGGCAGGAATTAACTGCATAAGAGGGAAGTGAAAATATTGCGGTTTCAGACGCGGAAAACGAAGCGGATAAAAATAAAAGTATCGCGCAAAATATCAAATAGAGCAAAGTCGGTTTTCCGTTTTAAGCTTTCTCAGAATTTCTTCCTGAACTGTCCACATTTTGACCTTTTTTTGGCTTGTGTGATCTTCAAAACCCAAAAGGTGCAGAAAACCATGGATTATCACCCTCGTCAATTCTTCTTCAAAACGGATCCTGAGCAGATTAGCGTTTTCCATGACTTTTTCAGGGCATATTATCATGTCGCCGAGATAATCCCGGTCGGAACCCGGGAATGAAATCACATCCGTGACGTATCTTTTCTTCCTGTACTTCGAATTGTAGTCTCTTATCTCATTTTTGCCGACGAAAACTATGCTCAGGGCAGGATTTTTTATGGACAATAATGAAGATATATCAAGTATTGTCTTCTTGACAGGATTCGTTTTCTTTTGGTTCTTCGTGATTATTTTTATTGAGTTCTTCATCGTTTTTTTGATCAGATGGGTATTGAACCCTCCTGTGATATATGCTTGTCATGTGTTTCAAAAAAACTTCTTCAATCTGATATATCTCACGCAACGACATTTCAGACTCTTTCAGTTGACCATCTGTTATTCTGCGTTCGAATATGGATCTTATTTTATCCCTCAGTTCTTCTTCCGATGGATTTTTAAGGCTTCTGCAAGAAGCTTCGATGCTGTCTGCGAGCATGACAATTGAAGCTTCTTTGCTTTTCGGCAGAGGACCTCTGTACCTGAATTCATTTTCATCTATTTCAGGTCCCCCCATTGTTTTTGCCATTTCAGCCTTGTGCAAAAAAACCTCCATAATATTTGTTCCGTGGTGAGTCTGAATGAACTCGATTATTTCCATGGGCAATTTGTGTTTTTTTGCGAGAACTATTCCATCGTCGACATGGTTTCTCAGCAACCTCGCGCTTTCCTTGGGCGAAATGCTGTCGTGAATGTTTTTGCCCTCCATGGGCTGATTTTCTATGAAATTTTCCGGATGCTCTATTTTACCAATATCATGATAAAGAGAGCCCACTTTGGCCAGAACAGGATTTGCGCCTATAGCTTTTGCCGCTGCTTCAGCTATGTCGCCGACGATAATTGAATGATACTTTGTACCCTGTGCTTCTCTTGCCATCTTATACAGTAGAGGTTGACTGTCGAGAGCGAGTTCCAGAAGTTTCATGTCCGTGACGACATTGAATATCCTCTCAAAAAGTGAAATAAGCCCCAGGGCGAAAAACACCGATATAATGGAGTTGATGAAAGAGACCAACAGCAAATTCATCAAAACCCTGGCAGGAAAGTTTCCTGACATGTAAAGGGAAATTGAGATAATTGACAAACTGGTGAACATCGCCATCAAAACAGTATAGAAATTCGCCCTTCTGTGGATTTTTCTCGATACCGCTATAGCAGCAGCGCTGCCGGTGAAAAGGAACAAAAACAGGTTTAGGGAATAATTCCAGTAAACCGCTGCGACTGAAGATAAAATCAATACTGCGATGACTCCTTCGGTTGGACCCACCAAAAGCACGAGTAACAATCCGCCTAAAGCGACTGGAGAAAGGGCGATTAGGTTTTCCACAAAACTTTCTGAAGGAAAATTTAACGGAGATCCAGCCCCGGAAGAGCTCAAATACCTTATGAGAACACACGTCGCAATTGAAGTTAACAATACAATCAGCAAAAACAAAAGCATTTTCGATTTGGTCTTCCATGTTCTTAGGCACAAGAAAGAAAGGAAAATAAACGAAAGAAAAAATATCATCCCGACAGCGGTCATTCTTCCCAAAAATTCTTTAATGCTGTGTTTGGTTTTACCCAAAAGGTTTATTATTTGCGGGTCTTCCTCGCCGACAAATTTTATCAACGAAACTATTTTTATGGAATCTTCTATTGTAATCTGCTGGTTCTGTCTCAATATTTCAGCACCTTTGCTCACTTTTTCATCAGTGTATGGGTCTATAGACCTTAGGGCAGAATCTGTTTTGGCGTTTGTCCAATTTCTGTCGAAGAATAAATTCACTTCTGCGATCTTTCTGAGCGCGTTCCTCAGCAAAAGAGTGTCTTCTTTTCTGTAAGCGGAATAGGTCAATATCGCGTCACTTAATTGGTCTACACTGTAAAGAATCGAAGACTGAGGTCGTTGAATCTGGTTTAAACCGTCGAGGTCTATAATTATGGCTGTCTTTTGACGGTTTTGGGTGAAAGGTTCTGAAATTCCGATAGACACTATCGTGTCTATCAATTCGTTCAAGGATTTTGAAATGTCGAGAATATTTTTTGAGTCAAGCGTCCAGAGAATGCTGTCCAACTGGTTTTTCGTGATTTCTCGGGGTTGAAGCCATTCATAAAGAGACGACAACACCCTTTCACGGAAATAAGGCGGCTGGAAGTTTCCAAACGAATCCAACTCAAAGTACTTATTGCTGCAAGAGTCGAGAAAAGTCATGAAAGAGTCTTTTCTCGACAGGCAGTTCCTGTATATGTCGGTTTTTTTCAAAACCGGCGTGATCGAATCCCTGACAAAAATCGATTCAGCAGAAAGGCTTTCCGAAGATTTGAGTATTTTAAAATCCACCGGAGACAATATAGTCCTGTCGGACACCTCTCCGGGAATGAAAGTCAGGGATTTACGGGAAGGCGGGTGCGAAACAAGTTCCGCAACGATGATGACGAAAACAATCGACAGAAACCTCCATGCCAAGCCAACTATGTCGCCTTTATTGATTTTCATTGAATCCTTCGTATGCTTTGATGATCTCCTTGACCAACCTGTGTCTCACGACGTCCTTACTCGTCAATTGGATAATCCCGATTCCGTCAATGTTGCCCAAAAGCTTCCTGATTTCTACAAGGCCAGGTTTTCCGGTTATCAAATCGCTCTGAGTTATATCTCCACAGACGACCGTTTTAGAGCTTCTTCCCAGCCTGGTCAAAAACATCTTCAGCTGGGGGTGCGTGGTGTTTTGAGCTTCGTCGAGAATTATAAAGGCTTCGTTCAAAGTCCTGCCCCTCATGAAAGCGAGCGGAGCGACTTCAATTATTCCGAAATCAATGTATTTTTTCATTTTTTCTTTAGAAAGAGTCATCTCAAGAGAATCGTACAACGGTCTTAAATAGGGTTGAACCTTTTCAATTAAATCACCCGGGAGGTACCCTAAATTTTCTCCCGCTTCAACTGCCGGTCGAGTGAGAATTATTTTTTTTATCTTGTTTTCAACCATCATCTCAACCGCTTTTGCGACAGCGAGAAATGTTTTCCCTGTCCCTGCAGGTCCAATGCAAATCGTCAATTCATTTTTTTCTATCTCGCCAATATACAGTTTTTGCCCGTTGCTTCGGGGGAAAATTTTCATACAGGGAGTGTTTATGACGGTTTTTTGCTGACCGTCGGAGAAACCTCCGTTCTCAACAAAATCCAAAAAATCTTTTTCGTCCTTCAAAAAACCTTCTTCAATTAAATTTATCAACTCTTTGACAGCTTTGGATGCGTGCTCAAGAGTCTTTTCTTCCCCTCTGATGATTACCTTTTCACCTTTCAAGAAAAATTTACAGTCGAACTTCGACCTTAAAATTCTAAGATGGTCGTCTCTTGGTCCGACAAAATTCAAGACCCATTCATTTGGGAGATATATTGAAGTCTCTGCCATATCAAAAAAGGGGAGATCGCTCTCCCCTTTATAGTATCCAACTCAGAAAAACGATTACTGACCGACCTGAGTCCTGTACCTTTCCCAAACTGTGGGATCTTGGTTGAGTTTGAACTGCTGCTTGGGAAGGATGAGATCAGGATTAGGACCTATGACGGTTTTGTTGTCGTCATAGATCATTTTCCAGAGATACCATCTCTGACCCCTGGGCTCATACTGCCTTTTAGCAATCCACCACAGACAGTCGCCTTCTTTTACTATGTATGTGACGTAATCAGGCGTTCTCGTGAGTTCCGCGATCTGCCTGTTAAGTTCACTTTTTCTCGCCAGAAGTTGATCGACCTCAGCCTGAAGCTGATCGACTTCCGCTTTAAGATTGTCGACTATCGGACGGTTGTCGGTTACACACTGTTCGTACTCTTTGATCTTTGCCAGAGCCTGTTCTTCTGTCAGCGTCTCTTCCGCGAACATTGCTGAAACAGCGAAAAGGCCGATAAAGAGAGCGAGGATTAGTTTCGTATATTTCATCTCTTACCTCCCCTTACATTCCGCGTTCAGCTTTGAGTTCCTGCAGCCTCTGCTCAAGCCTTTGAATCTCAGCCTGCAAATCGGCTTTTTGCTGCATCAAACTCTGTTTGCGATTCTCAAGTCTCGTGCGTTCCGCTCTGAGGCTTTCGCATTCAGATTGAACCTGCCTAAGCCTTGCGAGTGTTTCCTGGGACGCACCCTTTGGTCCGCAGCCAACTGCCAGCAAAGACAGAAGAGCAGTTCCCGCAAAGACAGCCATTAAACGCTTCTTCATTTAACAAACCTCCTTTCTATCATTAGACAATGTT containing:
- a CDS encoding DUF21 domain-containing protein, giving the protein MLYLIFCAILLFLSASFSASETAIFSLPSYAVNSCRNSGFRGKALQKLYNKPNFTLPLLLFSNTVVNVILSVLAFKILLSLMGKTAGDAIAVLINITVVTSLLLIFGEFGPKLLAIRRTLPIALAISPYIYFLSFTLYPFIKPLELFLLMVLKNRQNEILAPSEVMYLLHKVRNSERNSVKWKLTYSLIALGQTEAKDIMRTRHQIPFLEKFSTWKEAKALFEETTVKTALVFDKNFDDIAGTLSLSKCIAQGLKDSDRMDKYLDSVVFVPKSAKLTKIIDDLKNVGDVFLVVKDEYGQTAGIVTEDDILGYLLGDKSHKRKNSKPHQRGSGIDAECTLRELSESLGFYLDPEISDMTVGKYILENIKTMPSKKDRVRLGDWIIRVEEVKKNKVLKVSVFKDK
- a CDS encoding HDIG domain-containing protein; amino-acid sequence: MKINKGDIVGLAWRFLSIVFVIIVAELVSHPPSRKSLTFIPGEVSDRTILSPVDFKILKSSESLSAESIFVRDSITPVLKKTDIYRNCLSRKDSFMTFLDSCSNKYFELDSFGNFQPPYFRERVLSSLYEWLQPREITKNQLDSILWTLDSKNILDISKSLNELIDTIVSIGISEPFTQNRQKTAIIIDLDGLNQIQRPQSSILYSVDQLSDAILTYSAYRKEDTLLLRNALRKIAEVNLFFDRNWTNAKTDSALRSIDPYTDEKVSKGAEILRQNQQITIEDSIKIVSLIKFVGEEDPQIINLLGKTKHSIKEFLGRMTAVGMIFFLSFIFLSFLCLRTWKTKSKMLLFLLIVLLTSIATCVLIRYLSSSGAGSPLNFPSESFVENLIALSPVALGGLLLVLLVGPTEGVIAVLILSSVAAVYWNYSLNLFLFLFTGSAAAIAVSRKIHRRANFYTVLMAMFTSLSIISISLYMSGNFPARVLMNLLLVSFINSIISVFFALGLISLFERIFNVVTDMKLLELALDSQPLLYKMAREAQGTKYHSIIVGDIAEAAAKAIGANPVLAKVGSLYHDIGKIEHPENFIENQPMEGKNIHDSISPKESARLLRNHVDDGIVLAKKHKLPMEIIEFIQTHHGTNIMEVFLHKAEMAKTMGGPEIDENEFRYRGPLPKSKEASIVMLADSIEASCRSLKNPSEEELRDKIRSIFERRITDGQLKESEMSLREIYQIEEVFLKHMTSIYHRRVQYPSDQKNDEELNKNNHEEPKENESCQEDNT
- a CDS encoding DUF21 domain-containing protein; its protein translation is MFAVYILIISFFLLLLASYTSSELALVGARPEKIAGCKSRNKKIAMKLMSRIEENLSVILVGTNICVVAMSTLTENLFDSFFENHNAFYSVITDFVLILLIGEIIPKAISKLNANSSFLFLSPFIGLSSFLFKPLSMSFQRVSSAILNTIGIKEAQDTRISDLDDALKDFSKGGMLTPHARILEEGVGSLERLKVFSVMRPRKETVFCKVENGFEGALEAFRKTGHSKIVAIGESVDDVKGVYYIRDTIKKKSRKPREPVFIYDRASFIKALEIFSEMADDLTVCVDEYGQVTGILTRIDIIVRFANIFYLNEKNPFVTDRDEWGNFIFKADTRLRLISDLYGVEIPSNYYIGDYTIASFILDVNRNIPSPGEVFKLGDLTMTVEESSIKGIKTVSVKTSL
- a CDS encoding epoxyqueuosine reductase, coding for MTQNKCLTKDSKADFLKKLAQDVNLDGIGFTGADPVEEGFCAKILYDGQYLPSDKFHNPLLVKEWAKSLVVGILSYDTKEKIELIGGEGRIAKYAWGNYYDLLKQKLRMISEIYSRVTGDRVSKSFSNGPLDEKLYAYRAGLGFKGKNGLLVNGVYGTRVVIGLFLTESELPLSVIPENLCLDCDNCLQKCPTKCIKSQGTEGAVNLDRTKCIQELSQRDTVIPENIKKVWKDRFYGCDDCQDSCVLNIKAPPSIHRPSKGWIGGKVKVLDFLENPVEYRKLCFSGSQLNARWLRENALVRNAFLVLAYQKEKRGVPLAKKYENSSSEGVRDAVKYFLSFV
- a CDS encoding DUF4234 domain-containing protein, which codes for MKERNPIMVLILGCVTLGIYNLIWFWQTTSELNSKGATVPNPILMIIPIVGIFYLWKYSEGVEKVTSGGMTGIVSFLLFWFVNPVGMFLAQQKFNEIK
- the nadA gene encoding quinolinate synthase NadA, coding for MNEFSITEKIENLKKEKNFLVLAHNYQTLEVQKAADFVGDSFELCKKAQSSKKENIAFCGVNFMAETASLLNPDKNVFISEKNAYCTMAQMLSEEELVSIKEKHPRVPVVCYINSTVGVKALSDVVCTSSNAVKIVRKLGAKQIIFVPDKNLGSYVAGILKDIHVFTLNAFCYVHHEIYPEDIQKEKKRHPAALSLCHPECQKELLSNCDFVGSTSQIIDYVSKSEKKEFIVSTEEGLLDRLRNDYPEKLIFSASLPRVCYGMKKTDLQSLLALLENPAEPLKIPLQIAEKARKSVQRMMELSQ
- a CDS encoding SoxR reducing system RseC family protein; protein product: MEEKGVIRQVLGDRLYYVTLYINPENCRHCSAHSSCMISKTQDLKLPGPPGLKEGQQVTVYFPSLSKALKYFILFGSPLTIFFIAFFFLSNFHFTELTALAFSSSFAAVDFISMLFLLKKIEKNYTDRIEIKPEK
- the queF gene encoding NADPH-dependent 7-cyano-7-deazaguanine reductase QueF codes for the protein MTIEVPSAGELTLLENPVRKRDYLVEIEALEFTSLCPMTGQPDYAAIIISYIPDKLIFELKSLKLYLQTFRNKLLTHEEAINEIFDKIEESVKPKKISVKGQFSVRGGIKTTVIAESPDSRRNL
- the ybeY gene encoding rRNA maturation RNase YbeY; translated protein: MSIKNPALSIVFVGKNEIRDYNSKYRKKRYVTDVISFPGSDRDYLGDMIICPEKVMENANLLRIRFEEELTRVIIHGFLHLLGFEDHTSQKKVKMWTVQEEILRKLKTENRLCSI